Part of the Zea mays cultivar B73 chromosome 4, Zm-B73-REFERENCE-NAM-5.0, whole genome shotgun sequence genome is shown below.
TGGTAACATTTCCTTCTTTGTTTTCCAACTTTTCCGATCAGAATTAAAGAGAGAAAGGAATCAGTGGCAATACTCTTGTGTGGGACAAGTGGATGTGGCAAGAAACAGTGCAGGGGTGAGGGGTATTTCATAAAATTGTTTAGTTTATGTTGTTTTCCGTTATTTAGTTATATCTCATTTCTCGTAGCCACTGATTAAAGTCTTATTCTGATGTTAATCAACAGATGGGATTAATGAAGAAACATCCTTCCATAATACCATTTATGGTATACATTACAAATGAGGATTAACACATGGAACGATTTGCTGTACGTGCAAAGTACATGACTCTAGATCCAGCAAAGAACAGATACATCAAATACATTCGAAATATTAGAGCTATCCAGGAATACCTATGCAACCGAGCTGACAAGCATCTTGTGCCGAAGATCAACAATACCAATGTTGACCAGAGTGTGGCTGCTATACATGCAACAGTCTTCAGCTGTCTTTGCAGGCGAGCAACAATACCAATCTTGAACTACAGGTGTTGGCCCGTGACAGGCTCCTGGGATCTTACAAGGTACTAATGCAAAGCCTTTTGGCACCCGCCCCCAAACAAAGCACGCTCTGTGGTATGTCTCACCGACGACAAACTGAGAATAATTTGAGTTCTTAATGGCACACAAGCATAAAGAACAGCAAGAACAAAGGAACACAGAATCAGAGAAAAAACAAGAGTTTATATATTCACTTTTCTCTCTTTGTTTCTGGAGTTACATCTGATCTTTTCGTTTTTGAGTGACCTCTGATCTTTTTGTTTTTTGAGTTACATCTGTAGTCTGTAAAGAGTGACCTTTTATTTACAGCAAAGGACGCAAGGGTGAATACACATTACCGTGTGTACTTCTCAGTTTCTCCCCTCTAACTAATTTTGCCACCCTCGGAGTCATCTGTTCACATTTTTTATATACTGATTTTACAACACTCTCAGATAGGGCTGTGGTTAGAATGTTTCAAGAGAATTAAACAAAGGGATGTGGTTTAGTCAGTAAATAAACTGAAAGCTTAAAGAACAGATAGGGGTGATCAGGATTACCTACAGATTTGGAGACTGTTTGCACTATCTAAATGTATAACCCATACAGATTATTACGGGAATTCAAATTTTCGCACAAAATATTTATTAATCATTTGCACGGTCAAAAACTTCACAAAATATCTCTTATTAAACCCATGTCATAGGTATTACAAACAAGATTCATAGACATACAAGTTTGCCTCTTGTTGCGTTTGGTTGATCAATAACAGTACGACACGTATTCTATCATTATAGAATCTCTCTACGCCTAAACATAGTCCCAATTATTGCTCTTTGCGAATTTGTAGAATCTATCTACGCCTTTCTTCTTCAAGAAATGTCACAGCAAACTGACGGTTGTTCAGCGCCACCAAAGCTTTTTGGATTGCTGCAATGAATGCCACAGTTAATCACATCTACACGTAGTTCATGATATAATGAAAACAATCACAAATTAAATGTAACTAATTTTTTAGAATATACTTACGTCGAAAATGATGGGTGTTGTGATGGAACGGATTGAAGTGTATTGCGGTATGATCCGAAGACTCGAGGCACTCTAGAATTACACATTTAAATCTCCGTTACGAATCATTATAAAGCAAAACTTAGTGACAGATGTTTTGAAAGACGTAAAGACATGTTGTACCTTGTCTTCTGAACCGTCTAAACATAGTCCCAATTATTATGCCATAATCCTCCTTAGCCAACGCCCAGCGGAGTGCATTTTTGTTTAGTAGGTCACCCCAAACTTTAATGATATGTAAATATCCCCTACGACATTGATTTTGGTAAGAATAGGTTAGTAATATTTAGACTTGGATATATAACTCGACAATTAACAGAATATACCTAGCATCCATTATAACAATCTTTCTGAAAGGGCCCCACATTGTGCGATGTATTGTATCCAAGTGGACTACAACAGCCATGATGTCTACAAAAATAACAGTTTATAAATGGATTAATACTGAATTTTGTGTAAACGATATATTAATAATATTAAGAGGTCGATATATTCTTACCGACTAAAGTCCTGTTTGGCAACTCAGCAATATCAGCAAGGTTCAATAGTATTTGTTTTGGGAATGGCGCCATCTGAATTGGAACAGTGTATGGCTCCACGATAGCTTGTTGGTCAAGACACAATTCCATGGGACCATTTAGATGACGAAAATTAAATTCACCCGGATGAAGATTGAACTTTACATTATGCATCTTGTAAACATGCTTTTCATGGAGCAAATTGTCGAAATGTTTGACTGTCTCATACATATATGTTATGGCCTCGATCTTGGCTCCCTAATAGTATTTTAGTAGGAGAAGAGGCAATGGTATGAAGAGCGTGTAACTTTGAAAATGAAACTTAGAGAATTGTTGGCTTACATTGATGTCAGATAAAACGAAATGTTGTCTTTCTCGAAAACGTGGTTCAATCGGGAATTTAACTTCTACCCGAGCGACAATACTGTATTTCCGCGGTAGCCCATAAAAATCTTCATCACGGTAGTCGTCGAACAACCTGAAGCTATATTAAACACACGACTAAATATCGGTCATAACTTTGATAGATCAATTTTATgtaaatatatatttatataataaCTTACATAGGCATCCGTTTTAGGCGGTCCGCTGCGACTCTTTCACGGTTCAATACGACCGGTTCCATCAAAACCTTGTAGCATTTGACataatttaaaatttaaatttaaatGGAACACATATCATACTTTTTCTGGTTGTATAACATTATATCTGTACGGGGTTAGAGGGGCATGGTTTCACATCAGCTTTGGAGCCAGGATTTGGTTAAAGTCTAAAACTTTTTCTGGTTGTATTATAGCCTTGAGACCCCATACAGTAGAGTTTAGCATCAACCGATATATACCGGAAGAATGCATATAAACTTTATACCCCAATATCAGTCCCCAATATACACAAGCATACACGGCATTAACAACATTGTTTGTATGGAAAATTCAACTGCTAGTACGGGTGTTCCGGCACAAATATTTTATTTTAAAGGAGGGAGAGCAAGGATATATAGCCTTGAGACCCCAGACAGTAGAGATTAGCATCAACCGATATATATACCGGAAGAATGCATATAAACTTTATATACCCCAATACCAGTCCCCAATACACACAAGCATACACGGCATTAAAGCGAGAATTTTGTATGGATAATTCAACTGAAACATGATCAAAAAAATTCAACTTAGAGAACAGTTGCAGCAACAAATTCGCTTGAAAGCTTACCTAGGCCTGAGAAGCTGCGGAAGCCGTCGATGCGTTGCAGTGAACCCCCGACGGTGTCCTGCCGTCCGGTCCGGGTCAAACAAGCGCCTTATCCCTTTCTTCTTCCACACCCCTCGCTAGCCGAAACAACAAACTATTACAATGAAATCACCATACATTATTTCAGTAAACACTCTCAAATACAGGAACACTGTCTTAAATTTCTACACAGTCTGAAGAATAATTAGTAGAGAAAAATTGGCAAACGAAAACTGTAACGATCCACCACTCTGCTCATGGAGTCATTAGTTCAAGTACGAGCCTCCATGTTTGATTCTGTACAAAAATAGGTGAAACAAATCCATGTGCACCTTGTGACTGAACAAAAGATTTTGTTCACTTCCCGAATTCCAAATCAGAGTTTACATTTTAATTTTGTTTACTGACTATCACATGCCATTCCAAAGATGTCACTGGAGTAAAACTATAACGTATTAAGATTCTCTAGAATGTAACAACGAATCTAAATTGGCCTATGTTAGGTCCATTACAACACTCACGAATCCAAACTGAGATGTGATAGTCAGTAAAAGCAAGCAAAAAATTACTCCATCCTATAAAGATcgttattcttggatttctcctcCAACAGGATGCAAACTCTGATGAATCCAAACAAAAAACATTGCATGTAGCTAGTACAATAAGAAACAACACCACTTGTGCTAGTCAGACGCATGGTGCAAAATCATAAATAATTATTGCAAATAGTTGACTAAAACATCTACAGATGTACTGTTACTATGCAGCTTATGATTTTTATCCAAGCTCGGCTGTCAAGCAGCTAAGCTATAGTCCGCTCTCTTAAAACTCTTTTGGGAACACCATTGGTCCTAGAAAATGTAGTGACAGTCATCTAGCAGAGTAGTTGCAGCTAATATATTCTCTTTTGCTTCAAGTTTTATTTGATCAGCCCAAAATAAGTAAATCAAATTCTCTTATGAGATCTACCACACATATTATAACTTTTATTACATGAACAAATAACTTAAGAGCTCCCCTAAAAAACAGCAAGGACTATAGCCAATGCCAGAAACCAAGGACTACAGCAGTCTTGGTCAGAAACCAAGATCTGTTTCGTGGAAGCAATTCGCAGCTAGAAAAGCATTTCGCATTGCAGCGAATTACAAGTCAATGGCATCCTCAAATCTGTTCAACTGCCTTATTCAGCTCAATCCAAATTATATAAAAGGACAGCAAGGACTACAAGTCATATACAGATCAAACAAAAATCAAATTCCGAATATCTGTCCAGTTTCACAATTGATGCAGACAGCCCAAGTCATATACAGATCAAACAAAAATCAAACACTGCAGTGCTAACAGGACCACGAACAATACAGATCAAACAAAATCAAACTCTGCAGTGGTAACAGGATCATATACAGATAATCTAAAAATATACAACCAGTAAATCAACAGATTTGAGGTCAACTACAGCCAATGAACAGATTTGAGGTCAACTACACCCAATGAACTAATGGGTACTACTTGCTAACAGACATGAGGTCAACCAGTAAATcaacagatttgaggaaggactgCAGCCAATGAACTAATGCGTACTACTTGCTAACAGACATGAAGTATTGGATTAGCAATTCAAAGCAAAACAAGATATGGGAAAAAATCAGCAATTGTAACGTGAAAGCAGATAACACTTACCAGGTCAGTGTTTGTCGTTGAAGATGTCGTGGGTCTTCTTTCTGCCAGAACCTATATAGTTGGTCAACAAGTTAGATATATTTGGTCCATGTTGTTGTTATCAGGATTACTACAAGTTATGATGAAACCCTGGTAGTACAAGTTATGATGAAACCCTGGTAGTTCTAAATCAAATTCCGCAAACTATCAAACTATAACAAACTATGAACCGAGAATACTTGAACCAAGATACAAGTTCTTAAACTAATCATAGGAACTGGTAcaacacaagaaatgttgagTAGTTGTTCATCAACAGCAAACACTGACCTTCAGCACCGTGTCCTTAGAGACGCGTGGCTTCACTGGCATATGGCGTATGGATCGATTAGGGGTTTTTAAATAGATACAAGTTTGATGTCCATGAACCGAGAGGATGGAATCGGCTGCCGTCCATGAATGGCAGTGGACGCTCCGAGAGAATGGCGAGAAGAGATATGGGAATTGACGGGGCAGGCGCGGTAATGGCGAGAAGAGATCTGGTACCTTCCATCCGCGGGCGCATCCACTGCCGAGATAGAGTTGAACGCCAGCGGGATTTGAGGGCACGGTGGATGCACGATttggggagaggaggaggaggtggtggacCTTCCATCCGCGTGATTTGGTGGCGCAACCTTCCATCCGCGGGCGTTGGTGGCGCGGGGTGCGGGGGCGATGCGGCCGCGAGGACGGCGGCTGCGATGCGGGCCGAGCTGGACCTGCGCGGCTGATTTGCGGGAGCGGCGAGGAGCAGGTGGGCCTTCCATCCGCGCGATTTGGTGGACTGGCAACCTTCCATCCGCGGGCGTGGCTGGCGCGAGGTCCGGGGGCGATGCGGCCGCGAGGACGGCGGCGGGATTTGCGGGAGCGGCGCGGCAGTTTTGCGGAGCTGGCGCGGCGGCAGCCGATCGCGGGAGGCAGAACACAGGAGCTGTGCACGCCTACACTGGCctcatatagagtagtagagattgtcATCCAAGGAGCATGGAGCATTTGGAAGCATAGAAACAAATGTGTTTTTGATAGAGCACAACCTTGCCTATCTTCCCTAGAGGATGGATTTAGGGAGGAACTGCATCTATGGACTTTGGCAGGCATCAAGAACATTCGAACCTAGAGGATGGATTTAGGGAGGAACTGCTTCAATAGTATTGTCATCCAAGGGCTAAAGGAAGGGTTATTGTCTTGGTTCTGCATGCCGGTGTGCGGCATAGGTTGTGCGTTGGGTGTGTATGTGAGTGTGTTTGTTGTTTTGTTTTGCGCCTGATGTCTTTTTTCTCGGCAAATGTATCAGGTTCAAACCAAGTTTCCGTGTAAACTACGTTCAAACCAACTAAAAAAGTCATaaaattttttaaaaaaatataaatGTACTTCATTGCCTACTGTACCACTGTATAAATTTCAAATTCATCATATGTTAAGAGatacaaaaaagagaaaattttgAGATACAAAAAAGCTAGAATTATCTcagaattttctcttttttgtatCTTTTAATATATGATGAACTTGAATTTGAAATTTTTTATAGTGGTAGAGTGGGCAAATAAGTACATGCATAATTAATTTGAATTTTTATGTGACTTTTGTTAGTTGATTTGCACGAAAACTTGGTTTGTACCTGATATGTTGTTTTTTTATCTCTAATTAATATAATGATGTGCAGCTTTCTTGCGTATTCGAGAAAAATACAATAATTTATACGTAGGAGGTCAAAATAAATCCATATGCAATAGCTCATCGTGTTGTCGTTGAAATGAGTATGTTTTACATTTTTTTACGAGAAGGGATACCCCTATTTCATTATAAAATAGAAACATATCAGAGTTTTGACGGGGAGGGGGGCATGCAAAGGTTATACTAACTCACACAGATTCATCAGCTTTATTACACAGACAAAGTGTTTACATCAGCAAATTTACAAACAAATAATAGCACTATTGTCGCTAACTTAAAAGTTAATCTTTTTTGCTTTCTCTATCAGCAAAGAAGCCCATAATCCAAACAAAAACAACAGAAGTAAGTCACTTCAGAGGGGTCCAGAAACAACTTGTTATCAAAACAAGCTTTATTTCTTATTTTCCAAATCACCCCACAGAACAGCACTGCACCCTACTAACACTAAATTCCTGATATTTTTCTTAAACGTAAAAATCCAGACATTAAACAATTGGTGGATGTTATCAGTAATGTTAGGGAGGTTAAAGGCAATGTGAACAGTTTTCCAGATAAACTTTGACAGAGATGATTTGAAGATTCATCAATACCACAAAAACTGCAATCCGCTGAGCCAATTCACCCTCTTTTTCTCAAATTCTTTTTAGTTAATATTATGCTTTTCAACAAAAGCTAGAGAAAAATCTTAATCTTGCTAGGGAGTTTGGCTTTTCCACATGAACCTGAAGGGAACTTTTCTGGAAATCCTTCTCAAAGTTTGGTACATCGACTTGACTCAGAAACCCTCGGTCCctatgtaacgccccgaattttgcagttgaattttttcttttctttactcgccaaattcgggcgttaccttttctttttctttttcccctcgctaaaccttgaccttttccaaagttctagcgggattcggtttggatttcccgtgtaagaaaaccctaagtactttgTGTTgtctgatgcaccatgccgaacctttcatttcttttgattgctttgaaagtgcaaatgcattcatgtagaaagatcggatttcgaaaatgaggagaagatcttttctttcttttttctctctctttctctctcctctttttctctctctcccgcgccgtgggccgaccccggccggcccagccgcccctggcgcccctcccttgggcccaattggcccatgccgcccccccacctcccctttttcccccaattctttctccctccctctcattttctctcattttctctccctcaccctaagccgccgccgcccctaccccctgccctagcgccgcccctccccgtcgccgatcggccgccccgctcggccgccccatccccgtcgccggtgagccccctccccctctcctccctcccccatcccccctcccctttcccctcgccgcccgccgccatggccggctcggccggcccctgcgcgccccggccgcccgccttggccgcgccctggccgcccggctcgccccggccgcgccctggccgcccggccgcccgcctgcgcgcccccggctgcccgcccggccgcccgcctggccgcgccccctggccgcgcgccctcggccgcccgcctggccgcgccctggccgcgccccctggccgctcggccggctcagccgccccggctcggccgcccctgctcgccctgcccccggccggttcaaccgccccccccccctctgtttttttttatttttttttatttattttatttactttctgtgatcatagctattttattttaggtaggctaatcatcgttaatgttattgaaatatgaagcttaatttaaaactctgttatgctaattgattcatgtagttaattgtttatctcgtgcaatgttgatcaacttaaaatgattaggttcccactagtgcatataacagaattcttttgtcaagaaccaattgtaattgatcgttagtgcataagatttaaccccctgcgagaccctttcccgtttctttctaaccataacaaatgcaatgtcaaatgtcatacttgatgcatactcgctttatttgtttccttgtatggtgtattgttcttttgtattaaaatatgtggatgtatgtatgtttgcgctcgcatagagaacgatccggttgaagagcccgaggaactcgcaggagaagcccctgagcagcagtcgtttggtggaggcaagtgtcctttgacctatctctgtcctattcattatttaattcacctcccgcttacacatttatgcctaaggattgactagcttttgttatccatgtccttgtttacctatctgggttggattattactgtttagctttatgctattgctcaaactctaatcaatgaacatgatgagattatctatgatacgctgttttcccttctcttatgatgatgtggtacttgtgatcttcaagggggctcgagcggtttctcgagtgcctctccgtaaggacctgttctatggatgaccgcccgggaaaacagtgcaaccataagggtggaatggggtgcccttagctgaataattagaggatccggggtgtagttcacttagccgtcgtgccgtcaatggggctcggtgtatgcggctcgctctgccaagtttgggttcgccccttggggaggagtgcggtgcatttaggaaacctaacgggtggctacagtcccggggaatctttgtaaaggcttcgtagtgaatccttggccattcacctcgggagtgaataagggtcttgcaagcccgggccagagagggaatcacggcttgtgggtaaagtgcacaacctctgcagagtgttatgaaactgatatatcagccgtgctcacggttatgagcggccaagggagctccagtgattagtggtacttgatcagagatactttggtacaggtggttatgagattgttgattctggttatgattatgatgctggtaagtggtactctttccgtttggaaaggagtacatttgggttaataacttgggttaatgctaaaacttggctttctactagtaagtaataatctgaccaactaaaagcaactgcttgacttatccccacataaagctagtccactacagccaaacaggatacttgctgagtatgttgatgtgtactcacccttgctctacacaccaaaccccccccccaggttgtcagcattgcaaccactgctcaggcgaagatgaagctgtggaaggagacttccaggagttccaagattacgacgagttttaggcgtgggttagcggcaacccccagtcggctgcctgtgaaggccgcgttatctacgtttcgtttccgcactttgatttattgtaaggactatatggacgtctcagacgtatgatgtaatcgactattttcccttattaatactattttgagcactgtgtgatgatgtccatattatgtaactgctgtgtacgtgaataactgatcctggcacgtacatggttcgcattcggtttgccttctaaaaccgggtgtgacataagtggtatcaaagccgtgctgactgtaggaccgctaacctagagtagaatggtcgttctaaggactatagacctctgtctctaccttgactttgatatcccttcaaaagttggtcataccgaccaaacctatgttctactatatatataataccttgctgaaaatcatgttttattctaatccttcatttacttatgattcattatttgctggtcatattaattctgttcttacccttttgcttgcgatgtcttttgtagatggctcgacttagacacactgcacgaaagtcagtcatccccttcttaccctcccgccttgctgagcgtccgcttcgccgtcccgtggccggacagtccagccacttggagagactacaccaccgcctgcgtgaggagcaggaacgtcgacgacaggagcagcagagctcttccttctcgctccaacaggagatagagtctgtgaggagctgctcccctgtgcttcctctggagccgccccctgcaccaccactgggcgtcccagcttctggagtagctgctggaggagacccagacgacggagatggcgacgacagctcgagccatgacaccgacttctctgctaatcctgagccggaaggatgggttgctcgacccatcactcgcgacgctgctcgcgggtgtcacttccacgatgcgctcgacaccctgctacgtcgggcattcgaccggcatacttggtccatcgagtatcgctgtgtggtctaccagcatagtcgcggggtctacccggaccgctgggaggcaacctgcttggtgcgctgcccggagaacagtctccagggtgcagaggcctgttcagagcactattctatctctgaacgggactcagctgaggcagccatgcaagatgctgcacggcgtgcgctttcgcactactgctcggttttcggtggggcagctgatggtcttgacctgaagtattacccccgccgtccatctggcagcacaggaggcgtgattgtctcacctgtcggtgagggcaatcctaggttgagcagcacagtcaacctagccgccgtgctaaacacggagctggaccatgcattagatgagctgagtagggctcgtgctgagatcgccctgctgcgggctgagcgcgcggaacgtcgtcacttggatggtggttcccccgctcccgtcgggactcagcacccgtaccgctcacctcagcgtggacaccagtcttatggcaatcccgactgcaagaccaagataactctagagccatagatcgttagagttggatcttgtaattaatacgaaatatatatacatagaagcttcagtcttagcgttagtctcagtcttagttagttttagttagacagggtagtttgctatatcctgtgcatctatgtttgtcatgatgaactatgtttggtttggatctttgtaatgattgtcaccagagtgtgggtatcccctgcattttggtttacatattatgttaatgaagttagttatatagttgggaaaccccttttattccactttcctttctatctgagaagctgtgtggtctgtgttggagatcagtgaagatgctcatctgttcagtgctgttgaagaattctattctcttttcttatgctgcaagatctgccggatcagttctgatgtgtggttgcattctgcagatgtcagagaacaggtgcagaggaggaaggcgtgctcagcaggagcgagccgctcaacaggaggaggtgcctcagcagcagcacctgccgcccccgcccccgatgtccatcgagcagatgtttctgatgcagactcaggcagttcaagccatcggtcagactttggccgccattcagcagcagcagcagcagcaagcaccacctcagcctcagatgcctcagatgcccagagacaagcgtgctgaattcatgagaggtcatccaccg
Proteins encoded:
- the LOC103655261 gene encoding uncharacterized protein produces the protein MYETVKHFDNLLHEKHVYKMHNVKFNLHPGEFNFRHLNGPMELCLDQQAIVEPYTVPIQMAPFPKQILLNLADIAELPNRTLVDIMAVVVHLDTIHRTMWGPFRKIVIMDARGYLHIIKVWGDLLNKNALRWALAKEDYGIIIGTMFRRFRRQECLESSDHTAIHFNPFHHNTHHFRPIQKALVALNNRQFAVTFLEEERRR